tatgaaaaatcctttccttaggatttttccctcctgagaagctgagaggcctcaggaacaaactgtaaacaattcttatctgctgctgtggaatgcaccaggtggatctgtgattggtctcatctggttgtttctaattaatggccagtcacagttcacctgcccagactgtctcggtcagagacaagccgttgttattcattccttttctattcttagcttagcctttTAATGAAATCCTCTcctctattcttttagtatagttgtaatatatatcataaaataataaatcaagctttctgatacatggagtcaactttctcatctcttccctcatcctgggacccgTGTGAACAATAGCACACAAAAGATCTTGCTGGGTGAGGAGAGAGTGGATGTTGTGCATTCTTCATTCACTTGTGCTCCCAGCATTGACTTCCCTGGAAACcttctggaaaaagccttttATTATGGCCTAGAGAAGTGCTCAGTGACATGGATTGTGCACATTGCACAGattcctcctcccagcctctcctcatggCCTTTGGGAAACAAAATTGCTGAAGGCTGATCTGGCTGCTGAAGCCTGAGGTGAATAAAGCATTCAGGacctcagccctgtcccatATCCTCTGTCACCTGGTCCCCATCCCATTCAGCACTGGGCCCAGCTTTTCCCAGCCTCGTTTGTCCATGCAGCCTCCTGGCATGTTGGCCTGAGTCCTTGCTCACTGGGGAGGAACCCTcttcagcccagcactgctgggactggggactgctgtgtcccctgctgAGCTTCCAAGGCTGGGAAGGACATGGACAGAGGGGAACAATGCAATGAAGGGCCATGAACACAAGGGAGGGAACATAAGGAGAGCCTGGGAGATCTGGGTTGGTTTACCACGCAGAAGGAAATGTTCTGGGGGATCTGACACTGAGCTGAAATACTCGAGGCTCTCTAAGTTCCATTCATGAGGACATTCAGAACTGAACAGGACAAGGCTgtgggcacctcctgcccctgcccccatcaggcagctcagccccacacagctgctcactcagtCCCCCTCACTGCCATggcagagagaaacaaaagggTGGAGTGAGAAAATGTGTGTTTTGACAGAGAGAGAGTTGAGAAATCATGGCAAAACCAAaagacaaaaaccaaacaacatcAAGAATTAACTCCTGCATTCCCATTGGCACAGAGGAACAGCAAAGCTGGCTCCTCTTCTGCTCCCCTCTCCTTATGCCATTTCTGGCTCTCCAGAAAGAACAGCATCAGCTCTGATGCCTTTATGGGAGGGCTTGGGGGCCTCTACCTGTGTCTGCAGCCTTACAGAACAACAACACACCCTAGGTTCTGACAGAAGAACACACACCACAAAAACAGCAAacaacagaaatacagaaaacaaacccatgCAGAATAGCTCTCCTCACACCTCTGTGTACCTGTCACATACCCAACCCAAATTTCCTTTGTATCATTTGCAGGTTTCCATGGTTCCCTTTCAGCTTTGAAGCTTGCAGCCTGAAGAGGACACAGGGTTGTCCTCAACACTGCTGTAGCACGAGTTATTTCTGGAAGTCCTCAGTGACAAAAGCTGTGACAGGGCTAACTGCAGCATTCTCCTGCTTACAAGAAAGAACAGTGCCTGAGACTGGCAGCTCTGACCACAGGGCTGCTTTGCCCTGACCACCCtcctccaggcagctcttcccAACACAGAATATCCCTTAACAAGAGAAATTCAGCAGATGATTGAACCTTCAATGAAACCAGACAATGAACCATGTCCAGTAATGGAATCAGTTAGAATTCAGCAGAAATTCCAGCACTTCTATGGGGCCTGCGTTTCAAAGAATGAAGTTTCCTTCTACTGACCACTAGTCTGCATCACCTACATGGGAACAGGTGTAGGGATCCAGCACAGGACAGCACTCAGGGATTCTGTGAGCAAGAGTTGCTTATCAGATCTGacctgcttttctctgcagcaggatgtgccatGGACTAGGTGAGGGCACAGCCCCGAACTTAGGTAAAGCATAAAAGAATAAACTTCCTTCGTGATTCAGTGCAAggcatccctgtgtccctgctcaggtgaAAAACTGACATGGCAAAGTGGGGAGACAGATGTGTCCCCAGTACTCGAGcgtggcctcagcagtgccgAGGAGAGAGGAGTCATCACCTCCCTCAGCTGCGGGCAGCCTGTTGCCCACGGCAGCCCCGGATCCCAGGGACCTTCCGTGCTACGGGGGCGAATTTCCGGGCGCGTTGCCCCCGGTGCCTTTGGCAGAAGGCGCTGTCCAAGCGCGCAGCGCTGCTTTCCGTGCGCGGCCCCGGGGCCCGGGGCGGGGCTGTCGGGGCGGGCAGAGGCGCCGGCGCTGCCCCGGcgaggcggggccgggcgggagcggccCGAGCGCGGCTCCGCTCGGCTCCTGTGCGGctgccgcggggccggggccggcagCGATGttggccgggccggggccggggctgctggCCTTGGCCTTGGCCTTGTGGCCGGCAGGTGAGAGCCGGGCGGGGAGGGCAGCGAGCCCGGCCCGGGGAACGAGCGACAGCGACACCCAAAGGGAGGGACACGAACAGGGACGGGACaagggcagaggctggggaaaggacaggagcagaggcaggggaggGAACACGGGCAAAGGCTGGGGCAGACTAAGGGACAGCGGCTGTGTGCCGGGCTGGCGGCAGTGGCTgtgccgggccgggggcaccgggacaccgggacagcGCCCTCGGTCCGCGCTCGCGCCCTGCCCGATTCCTGCGCTCTCCCTCcgcagggctctgggcacagccgAGGCTGCAGGAGGCCGGCGGAGGGCAGCGAGCGCCCGGGGACTCCGTCACCCTCTCCTGCCGCGGATCCGGATTCGCCTTTAGGGATTATAGAATCTATTGGTATTTTCAGACACCCGGTGGAAACCTCGCGTGGGTGTCCTTTATTGGTTCTGATCCAAGAGTTCTTTATTTTGACCAGTCAGTGCAGGGGCGGGCCAAGATGTCCCGGGACAATTCCCGGTCCGAGGCTTACCTCTCCCTGCTGACCCTGCAGCCCCGTGACTCTGCCCGGTACTTCTGCGCTGTTCACACGGTGACAGGAAACCCAGCTGGGCTTTAACACAAACCAGCTCGGGGCTGGCGCAGCACCCACGAAATTGGGAGATGGTGAAAACCAAAGTGGTTCAGGGCTGTTCCTAAGAAATCAGGTGCCATCCCATGCAGCACCTGTGATCCTGGCCTTTCATCAAGAGCTCCTTTCCCAACACTGAGGCTTTCCTTCTCCTGAGTCCAAGTTGCAACGTTCTATTCTGCAGAGGAGGTTCAAGGTTTTTCTGTCATCGAGTCAGCCTGGTGACTGCCTGGCTCCAGTCCCAATCAACCTTCCTTGGCCTCCTTCTTAAGTGTAACATGCAAAGCCCCTGCAGAGTCCTGGGCTGCctttgctgcagggcaggggtcTGGGAAGGCTTTGACaggaagaagcagctggagaagtGTCATCACTGGGGAGCCAGGAGGGTGCAGGGcgagtgcagggagcaggtgaggagCGCTTTGGATAAGGGGTTTCCTGGCCAAGGTGAACTGAGATCCCGGGGCATCCCATGTGTgatcagcagctcagcagagccagggccagAAGgccaggggaaggagaagctgaCAGCCTCCCTGGTCACCTCCGAAGTCCCAGCAACAGCCTGGGAGACTCTCAGGCCAAAGTTGGACCCTCATAAACCTTTAGCCTACCACAGCATTTCCTGCCCAATAAAAGGTCTGTTCCTGCACCACCCAGGGTGAGAGACAGCCAGGAGGGCACCAAGAGCTTCAAGAtctgctcctggtgccccaCCTCTCCCCCTCAGTGTTGTcacaggcagagggagggaccagcagggactgggcctgagagcagtgacagaggcccaggcagggcaggtgtgggcagagctgttgtgcaggcacagaggagctggagagaggccACTGAGAGCGGGCCTGGCCATGTGGAGTGCCATGTGTGTGGGCTTCTTGCCCATTGTAGGTAAGTGAAGGCAAGGGCTGATGGCCCCAGGAGCTGAGTgtggccctgggctctgcagggctctgggagctgtgctgagtgctgacagccagagctgtgccccggctggagctgcccagccatgcctgtggaacatggggagagcagccctgctcctcttgtgcctctgagctgggcacctccatgccagctgcctcctctgcagcctgggcacacGCAgggcacctccctgctgcactcAGATCTCGGGGCCCAGCGCTTTGCCCTGGCactggacactgctcctggggcactgcGGCCCCTCTGGCACAGACCAGCTGGGGcatggcagcacagggcacaagCCCCactgcctgggacagccctTTGTCCTATCTGTGctcacccagagcagcttcagGGACAGGAGAATGGCTGCCTCACCATCCTGTCTTGGCAAGGACAAAGGGTTTTGTCCCCCCATGGTGCAAATCCTTCCTGCTTCTTTGGGGAAAATCAGAGAGAGCTTCCTGTCTGActggggaatggagggaaggaaatgtggTGTCTCCTTCCTTGTGAGCCTGGCTagctgccaccagctctgcccatATGGGTTAGCTGGATTGAAAGAGGAGGATTTTGTCCTAATACTGATCCAGTGCCAGTGCAAAGACCCACCAGCATTTCCCTGACCGTGTGGGAATCTCGGAGTTACTGTGCCTTGTtcttgctctctgcagcagtcACTGGGCAGGTGAccttggagcagctccccagggaagtaaCAGTGCAAAAGGGACATGAAGTCACTTTCAACTGCAGCATGAAGGATGGTGATATGAGCAGCTACTACATGCACTGGTACCGTCAGGGCCCACAGGGCTCTTTGGAATGGATTTACAGGGAGGGTGATAAATATGGAGAAGGTTTCCGAGATCACTTTAAGGGAACAGTAGAGAGCTCCCAGAACAGCTTCACACTGCAgatcctggcagcacagcaaggagatGCAGCAACGTATTACTGTGGAGCAGGCTCaccatggagcagctctgcagcagagtgAACCAAAAACCAGCAGATGGGCAAGACAGATCTCCCAGCATTTCtttctggcagctgctccccagggctcttGTCAGGCAATGGCAGGTTCAGGAAACGTCCCTCTGGCTGGGTGCCACTAaaaggcactgcagggagggctgctgGAAGTGCTGGTGCCAGTGATGGTGCAGGAGGATCTGTCCTGGGaactgcagaggctgcagtttGGGGAAGTGCAGGTTTGGTGCACGTTGCCTGGGCTCCTGTCCAGCTCGGTCTCATTTCTCCTCAGTGCCTTGGCTGCAGAGCCATGGGATGATGGGGATGTGTTACTGGAGCTTTCAGAGGACTGGAACTTACCGGCaacaaaatagagaaaatttCCACTAGAGAAAGAAGCCGAAAAATCCTGTCTTCCACCAACTGTTAAAGTTGAAAATATCCCTGAATATTGCAGGATTAGGAAAATGCTCAACAGTTGCAGGCTACCACTTTTTGTATGATTAAGATAAtaatcaaaaaaaaagccaacttCAGTCAACTATAACAACAGGAAATAGAGTCAAATAAAGCACCATCAgctgaagcaaaataaaaaatataataattaacTAAAATAACCGTAAAAAATCCTGAACAATTCTTAAATATGGACGGACTTTTCCCCTGGCATGCAAACAGGCTTTGAGGAGAGTAATGCTTGAAGGTCTAGAAGACTTAGAAAATATAGGATGAAAATAACTTGAAAATTTATAAGCTTGAGAGATGATTCCCAGAAAACCTTTCAAGCATTGAACCCTAACTTTATTGTTGTGTGTTAAAAGACAAACTGGAAACCAGATCCTTTCTGTGAGGTACTTCCAACAACAATATTCATTTCCAAAGTGTGAGAGCAGTATTTGAGTTAGAGGAACAATAACTGTCCactctgccaaaaaaaaagcaaggatgaaaatgttatttctagTGTAGAGAATCCTCTGGAACAGTGTTAGATGTTCAGAAGTAGAGCAGTGTAGagggacaggaaaacaaatcagCACTACAAAGACATGAAAGAGGAGACATCACCTGGCACTGCAAACCCCCCCAGATGTTTGAGTAGAACTGTCTAGCACAGTGTGGACTACGTACCACAGTGACTGAAAACAACTGAACTACCACAGACAAACTGTCTCCCTTCTCTTGAAGGAGGAAAACACAGTGACCCTACTTCATCTATTTTCCTTCGACATCTGTATGCACATACACAAATTTGATTTACCAGAATTACTGAAACAGCAGAGCAACCCACCTAATTTCCCAAGACCAATTTCTTACCCATTCAACCTGAGATCTTGGCTCTTGCAAACAGGTCATTTTAGACATTTGATCATCATGGCCAGCTGAACAAATTGGCAGGAACCTTCTGTATTTACCAGTTATGAGTTTATTCAGAAGCCCTTTGTTCATCCTTTTGGACATCTGACACAAAGCTTGACTTACTGCTTTGTCAAGAGGAACCATTCTTAGGGTTCAAAGAGGTGATCTCTGAACATGAGCAGCTCTCCTAGACCCCTCCTCTGTCCAGGACCATAACCCATGGGATTCCTTCCAGAAGATCCCAGATTCTGCTCTCCTGAAGCCCAGGACTCCAGTCCTGTTTTTGCATTGCTCTCCTCTCCCAGAATCCTGAGCTCAAAGAGTGCATGGTCACTGCAGCCAAGGCCACCCCAACCACCTCACATCCAGCACCAGTTCTTCCTCAGTGGCACAAAGAGGTCCAGCTCAGCAGCCATTTGTGTTAGTAAGTTAGCATCAGTACATGCCAGAAAACTCCTGactgtgtgtgcccagctgtgctgtcctgcCATCAGACACCTGACACACTTCTGGCACCTCTCGAGCACTGGAGCCCAGGGATGTCCCACTGTCCCATGGAAGCCTCACCTGTTTCTTCCCATTCCTCTCATATTTTCTGCCCATATTTCTGTCTTGGAAAGGGCTTAAATTCCCTACCCATTcatatttttgttcttgttttgtgTTCAGAAGGATCATTGCCTGCCCTGGCTCAGGAAGTATCACAATGTGTGAGGGGCAGTCGGATGCCCTGAGAGTTgggggccaggggctgctgcttccttccagAGGGGCTGCTCAGCTCAGGAGCCACATGGCAAGGGCGTCTGCCTGGAGacactgctgccctgtgctttttgcctgtgtttctttcttttcctttggcaCTGTGAGTAGGGATTGCCAGCTTGATTCCCTGCCCCTTTGTGGCTTGCGAGCCCAGAACCGGTGTGTGCTCCACCAGGAGccgggaggcaggagcacactGGGCCACGCCCTGTGCTGATCCCAGGATCAGCCGTGGGCAGTGAGCTGTCCAAAGGAGCaatccccctcccagccctgcagttaTCTGCCACTGCTTCAGGGACTTTTGTCACACTATAACTTGACACCCCTTGTCTGCCCAGTCACCCCTggctcctgccacagcttcaGAGTTTCTCCTACACTTGGTTAACCACAGAGGTTAGTGTTGCAGCCTGCTGCTTCCAGGTTCTTGCTACAGCTGGTCTGGCTATAtggaggggcactgggagcatgCGCTCCTGTGGGACTGTAAAGGTAGCcccttctccatctctcctgcctgcccacccacCAGTACCCACATGCAGAGAGGCGGCCGAGCTCGcaccacagcgccccctgctggtgCGGAGGAATCGTCGCACccgccctgcccagcctggagccagcagcgcccctgctggctgtgcccggAACTGCAGTGAAGGGGAAAGCGCCTGCGGCCAAGAGAGGCCAGGCCTGGGTGTGTGGTTCTGATTGGTGTTAAtgctgttgttgtttgtttgagTTGTTATACATACACTTGCtggtaaagaactgttattccctttCCCATATCTTTATCTAAAGGCCTGTATTTTAAAGTTATAATAATTGGGAGAGAAGGGGTCATATGctccattccaagggaggtttctgccttccttggcagacatctgtcttttaaaTTAGGACAGCCACCACCACCTGTgtgaggcagcacaggcagcagatggAGCAGACAGAGTCTCAGTCAGAATACATTTATTTCCATGACCTTGCTAACCTGAGGGAATCCCTGAGCAACAGCCAGGCAGAGGCAAGGAGAGACACTGGCATCTAAACTGGGTCCGCGCTAGAGGATCCCTGGATTCAGTTCACCCTGGGCTGTCAAGGgtaattcccagctggaaggtCACTTCAGCATTTTATGACCCTCCTCTGTGTCTTCTGCTTTTAATCCTCTCCTCCCAACACCCTCAGAGCCAGCCTGCTACATCCCAGAACTTCATTCACACTACCACTAGTACCTACAAGAAGAGAAGTAGGGGGATTAGAGTGCATTGCAAGAAATGCTCTGAAATAACACCAGAGGTActgattatttttctgctttctatcCACCTTAACTCCCTCAGACTTTTCAGAGGTGTCCCGTAATCCCCAAGTTCTCATTTACAACTCAGCCTCTCTGATATTATTTGAGATCCTTCCTTGAAAGCCATATGGTGTTTCCTCATGTGGTGCGTTGGGTCTTAAAAACCACTGAAGATGTCATGTGACTTCCTGTATAATCCAAAATTCTGTGTAGTGGAACAGAGAcggtttttgtttttaaatatatcaCTGTGCTTGGGTTTTGGATCCCACAATGATATAAACAGCATAGGGACctgaacaaaaacaaaaagagggaaagaaggtGAGAAATTTTGGGAAAGGATGTAGATGGGTGACTCTAATAATTAAGAAGCAAAGAACAACATTCTTcctatatttctttttatcctGAATACATAATAGAGCTCATGAAGGTTCTAAAAGGTGGAAGAAAGGGAGATGTTAAAAATTCTATACTCAACCAAGCTATCTGAAATCACTGAACAATTcaatttaccttttttccctttccagttTTGGAAGTAAATCTACCTCTGGATCCCCTCATAGGCATGCACCCATGGATAAATAGGACTAATTGCTTTTCATcacctttttttacaacacctttGAACACCATGAGGAAGAAGTGAGTTATTGAAATAAGTCTCATCAGTGTGAGAATAGCTAAGCTTATATTTGGACCAGGGACGACTCTCACAGTTCTACCAAGTAAGtgacatttctttatttctaaaacttcttttaaaattattgtggGGATGCAAAAGGGAATTTAAAGGCTTGGGTTCACTGAAAGGATTTTCAGCTGCAATAATCCCTTGAATGCAATCACGCTCCAGCCAGGCTTTCAAGCCAAACCCTCAGCTTAGATCTGCTCAGGAAGGTTTCCCAGGAACAACTGGGCTGACTCTGCACAGAACCATTATTCCATGATCCCCAaacaccagcagggcactgcttAGCATGTGATAACTTATTCCCACTTTGGGCAGCACTCTGGCCCAAATTTACTGTCCAGTGTCCAATTCTCCAGTGGGCTTTCACTGACTGACTTGGGGCAGGAATGCAGAGCTCAGTGAAGAGCTCCCAGCATGAGGAGTTTTGAGACAGATCTGTAACTCCTGGTTGGAGAAGTTCTGGTTTGACACTGGCAGCACACTGCCAGTGTGCCCAGGTAAGGAAttccactgccctggggacagagcaggaaggaggtgAAATGGCCTTGGGCTGAAATTCTCCCAAGTGCCTCATATCCAAGAGCTCCTGGAATGAAAGACAATTGGCTGCCAAGTCGTGTGGGCTCTGAAAAGAGCAATGTGGGGAGTAGGGATTATATGAAGCCTTTCTTATTCCTATCTTTATTTATAATTCTGTGATGAACAATAAAGGTGCCTGTAACCCCAAGCTTTTCTAGGGAAATGTGAATgttggggtggcagaggggttTTGCATGTTGAACTCTGTGATCCCAAAGTATCAGGGGCATCCCTCAGGAAttgttgctgtgctttcagaGTTCTTCATGACTTTAAAGTGTGGCACAAACATTCCATGATATTTTACATCCCTAAAACATCCTGCTCTCCTTCTGTAAAGATGTAAGACAGGATTAGGGGTCTGCCAAATATCACTGCATGTCTGTAGGATATGCTGCATGGGAATAAATGTGTATTTGGGAACAATCTCCGTGCACTTCCAGCTCCTAAGGGACAAAGGAATGTAAATTTACCATTGTGGAGGAAGACCTCTTCTTTCCATGCTGttcagtaattttctttttctagctAATGGCAGGatattttcagagctgcagagagattATGGAATTATGTTTGATAGTAATAGACATTGAACCTAAAGTATCAAAGTCCCTTTCAAGTTTCCTGTAATACTTAATAAGTTGAAGACAAAGTTTCCAGGATTTGAGCAACCTCCTCTTTGGGGTTCTGAGTTCCTTTGGGAGCTACAacttaaaatatgcattttatgGTGTTTACAGCACAAATACTTTGCTGTCCCAGCTTTTGCAATACCTCAAatcaaaatgacaaaaaatagCAACCATTAGCGTCACTGTGGGATACTCCAGGCGTATTCAGTTGAGGGCTCAGTTAAGGACAGAGAAGGTTTTCCTGTTGGGCAGGGTTGCATTATTCCAGAATAAACATTCTCTGAGAATGCTAAGGCCCATTACTTTCTGCAATATAGGGCTTCTCCTATGACTTTATAAGATGAAAGCAACGATGAAGAACAAATTTTTGTCCAAATAAATTTGAACATAAACATAAAAGGTGAATTCCTCCAAGAAGGAAGCAGTGGTAGGAATTCATGGCTGCACTGTTAGGGAATGCAAACTAGTGGGACTCGGGTGAAACTTTTTGGCTCAGATCAAACAAATCTTCTGCTCTCTGTACCACAGTTGCACTGTGTACATTATTGCTTGCTGATGATGTGGACCAGGGAGGTATTGCAGACAAGCAGCCTGTTTGTGTTCTGGCTGTTTGgaaagcctggagaggagaccACATGAAAAGCCTTTCAAGGTCTTCTCAGAGAACACAGAATGCACAGGACTGACAGGCCCTGGCCAAGCCTGGTAcaagagctgggaaggaagTGTTGGATTTCTGGTGGGTGTCTGGTTGCTGTAGGTGTGGACAAGTGTGTAGTTCTGCCTGTTGGATCAGGAGAGCTGACCCATGAAGTTGTGGCAGAGCACAGTTTGGCTTTCACCTCAGTTCCTCAGCAGTGGCATGGGGCTGATGGGGAAAGGGTGTAAAATCAGAGCTCCTTGATCAAACTTCCATCTGTACCCTGGGATGAACAAAATGTTAGAGCTCAGGGATCTCTCGACCCACCTGCAAGGCAGACACCACACAAAATGAAAAGCCTCATGCACCTCTCTTTACCCAAGAGACTCCTCAGGGTGCTCCTGTCAAAGCAGACCCGTCAGTCTTTGTGGATGTGTCTGACAGCCTTTCATAAGCTGAGCCCTTTCTGGCAAGAAAGGCTGCTGGAGGATTCCTTTCAGTTTCACATTTTTACTTTAATTCAAATTGCTAATCTGAGTTAAGTCCTGAAATTTTTTGAGGCAACTCTTTATTCTCCATATATGACCTGACCTAGAGGCAAAGGTgttctgtttaaaaaagaaatcatagtACCACAATGACTTGTTGGCAACTAAATTGTTTTGACACCAATAGTTTTCTTGTAAGACAGCAAGTTGTGAGTTTAAGAAATCTTTTCTGTTACTTGTATCTCTAATGGCAAGGAATAATGACATAAAAGACAGTAAATGAGATTGTTACAAATTAGCAACAAGTGGAGTACATGTGAATTTTGGGTTACTCAGCACTCAGAGAAGGCTGCAGTAAAATCAATCCTGTCCAAatcttgcttttctttgcagACATTTCAAAAACTTCTGACCCTGAAGTAATTGTGATGAAATCAAAGAAACTGGAAGgaggtggcagctctgggaaagcaGCTTGTTTGGCAAGGAACTCCCCTACAAAGCACATCAGCTTGGAGATGCCCTCTCAGGAGGTGGTCTATGAGCAGAACACATCCATTTTGACGTCAGAGGGCTTGTA
This genomic stretch from Haemorhous mexicanus isolate bHaeMex1 chromosome 28, bHaeMex1.pri, whole genome shotgun sequence harbors:
- the LOC132339032 gene encoding Ig heavy chain Mem5-like, whose translation is MLAGPGPGLLALALALWPAGLWAQPRLQEAGGGQRAPGDSVTLSCRGSGFAFRDYRIYWYFQTPGGNLAWVSFIGSDPRVLYFDQSVQGRAKMSRDNSRSEAYLSLLTLQPRDSARYFCAVHTFWNVRIAKLIFGPGTTLTVLPNISKTSDPEVIVMKSKKLEGGGSSGKAACLARNSPTKHISLEMPSQEVVYEQNTSILTSEGLYSAIKVVRVTEDTEVTCTAQFDNRTITAQPEEEDEEPVTGFGEPNRTRTESGASDRVCNSTEPSAQDAGGQRVNMLSMAVLGFRVLLAKSIAFNALMSIKLFLF